A stretch of Thermodesulfobacteriota bacterium DNA encodes these proteins:
- a CDS encoding sigma 54-interacting transcriptional regulator, producing the protein MRWGDFLTRHAPLWRVLTGLAKVARTDLNVLLAGETGTGKEVLARSIHQESPRRSGPLVAMNCGAISKRLFESTFFGYERGAFTGAVAEGRRGLLEGANGGTLFLDEIGEMPLDMQAGLLRVLEAKSFRPVGSEREVAVDCRVVAATIRPLQELVEQGTFRSDLYYRLAGARFTIPPLRERREDIFPLAEQFAQAFCAQYDLPEKTISPEAMKALEHYDWPGNARELRNVLEAAVVCSTGEIGLADLPGEVAVARPEAGRSPCCRPGKEEGRTNSRRGNRHSLREQERDLILRALARYGKVGRVAEALGISRSTLYRRFETLGIDHRLLSAGHKDSPTGGRRGGATEGT; encoded by the coding sequence ATGCGGTGGGGCGACTTCCTGACGCGGCACGCCCCCCTGTGGAGGGTCCTTACGGGCCTTGCCAAGGTGGCCAGAACCGACCTCAACGTCCTGCTCGCCGGAGAGACGGGCACGGGCAAGGAAGTGCTGGCCCGATCCATTCACCAGGAGAGCCCCCGGCGTTCCGGGCCCCTCGTCGCGATGAACTGCGGGGCGATCAGCAAGCGTCTCTTCGAGAGCACGTTTTTCGGGTACGAACGGGGAGCCTTCACGGGGGCGGTGGCGGAGGGGCGTAGGGGGCTGCTCGAGGGGGCAAACGGGGGCACCCTCTTTCTGGACGAGATCGGGGAGATGCCCCTGGACATGCAGGCGGGGCTGCTTCGGGTCCTGGAAGCCAAGAGCTTTCGGCCCGTGGGGTCGGAGCGTGAAGTTGCCGTGGACTGCCGGGTCGTGGCCGCTACCATCCGCCCCTTGCAGGAGTTGGTGGAGCAGGGGACGTTCCGCTCGGATCTCTACTATCGCCTGGCGGGCGCACGTTTCACCATTCCGCCCCTTCGAGAGCGCCGCGAGGACATCTTCCCCCTCGCCGAGCAGTTCGCCCAGGCCTTCTGTGCGCAGTACGACCTGCCCGAGAAGACGATCTCGCCGGAGGCGATGAAGGCCCTCGAGCACTACGACTGGCCAGGAAACGCCCGGGAACTGCGAAACGTGTTGGAGGCGGCCGTGGTGTGCAGCACCGGGGAGATCGGTCTGGCAGACCTGCCCGGGGAAGTTGCCGTCGCGCGCCCGGAAGCGGGCCGCTCCCCGTGCTGCCGGCCCGGGAAGGAAGAAGGCAGGACCAACAGCAGGAGGGGAAACAGACACAGCCTCCGAGAGCAGGAGCGCGACCTCATCCTGCGCGCCCTGGCTCGCTATGGAAAAGTCGGCCGTGTGGCCGAGGCTCTGGGAATCTCCCGGTCGACCCTGTACCGGCGCTTCGAGACGCTGGGGATAGACCATCGGCTGCTCAGTGCAGGACACAAGGACAGTCCAACGGGCGGCCGCCGAGGCGGTGCCACCGAGGGAACGTGA
- the thiC gene encoding phosphomethylpyrimidine synthase ThiC: MTILETVRSGAIPLEVQAAAAAEKVDPESLAEAIARGEAIVCKNRRRQNARPLAIGKGLRTKVNANIGTSKDQMDPDLELKKLQAALAAGADTVMDLSTGGPLVEIRRRILASCPAPVGTVPIYQAAVQAVEGGRSLLQMSADDIFRVVDQQAREGVDFVTVHCGITRKGVEHLLDQPRLLGVVSRGGSFTVGWMQHNDAENPLHEHFDRLLEICRAHEVVLSLGDGFRPGSLADATDRGQIHELLVLGELTRRAWEAGVQVMIEGPGHVPLDQIQANVLLQKRLCHGAPFYVLGPLVTDVAPGYDHITSAIGGAIAAMAGADILCYVTPSEHLGLPTIEDVREGVIASRIAGHAADVAKGVPGAREWDDTMARARAALDWERQIQLAVDPARARSIRARCAPADAEVCTMCGEFCAIKVNRGLRDAQSLDDTASAPCRAVQAG; this comes from the coding sequence GTGACGATCTTGGAAACGGTGCGAAGCGGCGCAATTCCCCTGGAGGTTCAGGCTGCTGCCGCAGCAGAGAAGGTGGATCCGGAGAGCCTGGCGGAGGCGATCGCGCGCGGAGAAGCGATCGTCTGCAAGAACCGGCGAAGGCAAAACGCCCGGCCCCTTGCGATTGGGAAGGGACTGCGCACCAAGGTCAATGCCAACATCGGGACATCCAAGGACCAGATGGATCCCGACCTGGAACTGAAGAAGTTGCAGGCCGCCCTGGCAGCGGGCGCCGATACGGTCATGGACCTCTCGACCGGCGGCCCCCTGGTCGAGATCCGCCGGCGGATCCTCGCATCCTGCCCCGCGCCCGTGGGCACGGTGCCGATCTACCAGGCCGCGGTGCAGGCCGTCGAAGGCGGAAGGTCTCTTCTCCAGATGTCCGCCGACGACATCTTCCGGGTCGTGGATCAACAAGCCCGGGAGGGCGTGGACTTCGTGACCGTTCACTGCGGGATCACCCGCAAGGGCGTGGAGCACCTCCTGGACCAGCCGAGGCTGCTGGGGGTCGTCAGCCGAGGCGGGTCCTTCACGGTGGGGTGGATGCAGCACAACGACGCCGAGAATCCGCTCCACGAGCACTTCGACCGGCTCCTCGAAATCTGCCGGGCCCACGAGGTCGTCCTGAGCCTGGGCGACGGATTTCGCCCAGGTTCTCTCGCCGACGCGACCGATCGGGGGCAGATCCACGAACTGCTCGTGCTGGGCGAGCTCACCCGGCGCGCCTGGGAAGCAGGGGTGCAAGTCATGATCGAGGGACCGGGACACGTCCCCCTGGACCAGATCCAGGCCAACGTCCTGCTGCAAAAGCGCCTGTGCCACGGCGCCCCCTTCTACGTCCTGGGGCCGCTCGTCACGGACGTGGCCCCGGGCTATGACCACATCACCTCCGCCATCGGCGGCGCCATCGCGGCCATGGCGGGGGCCGACATCCTCTGCTACGTGACCCCGTCCGAGCACCTGGGCCTCCCCACGATCGAGGACGTCCGCGAGGGTGTCATCGCCTCGCGGATCGCGGGCCACGCCGCCGACGTGGCCAAAGGCGTGCCGGGCGCGCGGGAGTGGGACGACACCATGGCCAGGGCTCGGGCGGCACTGGACTGGGAACGTCAAATTCAGCTGGCCGTCGACCCAGCCCGTGCCCGCTCCATACGAGCGCGGTGCGCCCCCGCCGACGCCGAAGTCTGCACCATGTGCGGCGAGTTCTGCGCCATCAAGGTCAACCGCGGCCTGCGCGACGCCCAAAGCCTGGACGACACCGCATCCGCCCCGTGCAGGGCCGTTCAGGCCGGCTGA
- a CDS encoding cobalamin-dependent protein (Presence of a B(12) (cobalamin)-binding domain implies dependence on cobalamin itself, in one of its several forms, or in some unusual lineages, dependence on a cobalamin-like analog.) has product MADKPKVLIAKLGLDIHWRGAVMVSRFLRDAGVEVVYLGNSFPEDIVDAALQEGVHVIGLSTLCGNHLTLGPK; this is encoded by the coding sequence ATGGCAGACAAACCGAAGGTTCTCATTGCAAAACTCGGGCTCGACATCCACTGGCGCGGCGCCGTGATGGTGTCCCGGTTCCTGCGCGACGCGGGCGTAGAGGTGGTTTACCTGGGCAACAGCTTCCCCGAAGACATCGTCGACGCGGCGCTCCAGGAAGGCGTCCACGTAATCGGGCTGAGCACGCTGTGCGGCAATCACCTCACCCTCGGGCCCAAG
- a CDS encoding long-chain-fatty-acid--CoA ligase: MNLGDGLRINSWKYPNKVAVVFEDRRLTYEELNRRANKLAHAMLRIGVKRQEKVALLMHNNLEFIEMYNGLARIGAISVPVNFRLVDKELTYVIDNSDAIALVVGDNLLKSLDLSKMSRLSKENILVVGPDVPEGFQSYEDFIQQMPDTEPEVELSEADIFYFGYTSGTTGFPKGAMIKTRNTLEVVKNAVLRNAGRKGVDMTQRVFLAIMPLCHSNSIWATLITLWMGGTNVVFPSGKFDPEKVLSTIAKEQVTTSSMVPTMITRILDLPEEVRARYDITSLTSLGSSSAPLHTKTKEAALEFFRKASFSEGYGSTETGALTTLRHKDQKRKVRSIGLPNPGITIKLVDEDGNLVTEPGKIGTLWAKTPAAFAGYYKDPEKSKSAIDGEWVTAGDMAFIDEEGFYFLADRKNDMIISGGENIYPLEIEEVLVQHPAVAEVAVVGVPNEKWGEEVKAVVVLKEDAQTSEEEILEFCKGRLAGYKRPRSVDFADDLPKTATGKILKRLVKQKYWAGQERMI; this comes from the coding sequence ATGAACCTTGGCGACGGCCTCCGAATCAACTCCTGGAAGTATCCGAACAAGGTCGCTGTGGTCTTCGAGGACCGACGACTGACCTACGAGGAATTGAACCGGAGGGCAAACAAGCTTGCCCATGCCATGCTCCGCATCGGAGTGAAACGACAGGAAAAAGTTGCCCTTCTCATGCACAACAATCTCGAATTCATCGAGATGTACAACGGCCTCGCGCGCATCGGAGCGATATCCGTTCCTGTCAACTTTCGCTTGGTCGACAAGGAACTTACATACGTGATCGACAACTCTGATGCAATCGCTCTCGTCGTTGGCGACAACCTTCTGAAGTCACTCGACCTTAGCAAGATGTCGCGCTTGAGCAAGGAAAACATACTTGTTGTCGGTCCCGACGTGCCCGAGGGCTTCCAGTCCTATGAGGACTTCATTCAACAAATGCCCGACACCGAGCCCGAGGTGGAACTGAGCGAGGCGGACATCTTCTACTTCGGCTACACCTCGGGAACGACCGGATTTCCCAAGGGGGCCATGATCAAGACGCGAAACACCCTCGAGGTCGTCAAGAACGCCGTCCTGCGCAACGCCGGCCGCAAAGGCGTCGACATGACCCAGCGGGTATTCCTGGCGATCATGCCCCTGTGCCACTCCAACAGCATCTGGGCCACCCTGATCACCCTTTGGATGGGTGGGACCAACGTCGTCTTCCCGTCCGGCAAGTTCGACCCGGAAAAGGTCCTCTCGACGATCGCGAAGGAACAGGTGACGACCTCCTCCATGGTCCCCACCATGATCACCCGGATCCTCGACCTTCCCGAGGAGGTGCGGGCCCGCTACGACATCACGTCGCTCACGTCGCTCGGCAGCTCCTCGGCGCCCCTGCACACCAAAACCAAGGAAGCCGCCCTCGAGTTCTTCCGCAAAGCGAGCTTCAGCGAAGGATACGGCTCCACGGAGACGGGCGCACTCACGACGCTTCGTCACAAAGACCAGAAGCGAAAGGTCCGCTCCATCGGACTCCCCAACCCCGGCATCACCATCAAGCTCGTCGACGAGGACGGCAATCTCGTCACCGAGCCCGGCAAGATCGGCACCCTGTGGGCCAAGACTCCTGCGGCCTTCGCCGGGTACTACAAGGACCCGGAAAAGTCCAAGAGCGCCATCGACGGCGAGTGGGTCACCGCGGGCGACATGGCCTTTATCGACGAGGAAGGCTTCTATTTCCTGGCCGATCGCAAGAACGACATGATCATCAGCGGGGGAGAAAACATCTACCCGCTCGAGATCGAAGAGGTCCTGGTACAGCACCCGGCCGTAGCCGAGGTCGCCGTCGTGGGAGTTCCCAACGAGAAGTGGGGCGAGGAAGTCAAAGCCGTGGTGGTCCTCAAGGAAGACGCCCAGACATCGGAAGAGGAGATCCTGGAGTTCTGCAAGGGCAGGCTCGCGGGCTACAAGCGCCCGCGGTCGGTCGACTTTGCGGACGATCTGCCCAAGACCGCTACCGGCAAGATTCTCAAGCGGCTCGTCAAGCAAAAGTACTGGGCAGGACAGGAACGGATGATCTAG
- the meaB gene encoding methylmalonyl Co-A mutase-associated GTPase MeaB has product MAATWSQYFERFLQGDVLATGRLANLIENGNDAPEKHELLRACSRLRRNAYIVGITGVPGAGKSTLIDTLGCWLLDQGYTLGVVCIDPSSPFRGGALLGDRVRFTNLSKRKGCFIRSMATRGHLGGTASAARDVVDLLQASGKEIVLVETVGVGQTEVEVIGMADTVVLVTVPGLGDQIQVAKAGIMEIGHIFVVNKADNPEAEQAVQSLRQDVATYAEGSWIAPVVPTVASRGTGVPELGAHLIERYRHLVDTGEIETLRKARRARSLDRLMEESFSRLVSEYLTSDEEGSAIRRGVEEGDIDTYDAGRMVWQHLFPQMAHKARRAVSGADAPAASGKPPRDRGGRGKEGAGVPPESLPSPHRRPVSPRRTTDTQTPREEMANPKRTQRGG; this is encoded by the coding sequence GTGGCGGCGACGTGGTCCCAGTACTTCGAGCGATTTCTCCAGGGCGACGTCCTGGCCACTGGGCGGTTGGCGAACCTCATCGAGAACGGCAATGACGCGCCCGAGAAGCACGAGCTCCTGCGGGCCTGCTCCCGCCTGCGCCGCAACGCGTACATCGTGGGGATCACCGGGGTGCCGGGGGCAGGAAAGAGCACGCTGATCGACACCCTGGGGTGCTGGCTCCTCGACCAGGGATACACCCTAGGCGTCGTCTGCATCGATCCGTCGAGCCCCTTCCGGGGCGGCGCGCTCCTGGGAGACCGGGTCCGATTCACGAACCTCAGCAAGCGCAAGGGATGCTTCATCCGCAGCATGGCCACCCGGGGACACCTGGGCGGCACCGCCTCCGCGGCCCGGGACGTGGTAGACCTCCTCCAGGCTTCCGGCAAGGAGATCGTGCTGGTGGAGACGGTGGGCGTGGGGCAGACCGAGGTGGAGGTGATCGGCATGGCCGACACCGTGGTGCTCGTGACCGTACCCGGCCTCGGCGACCAGATCCAGGTGGCCAAGGCCGGAATCATGGAGATCGGCCATATCTTCGTCGTGAACAAGGCCGACAACCCGGAGGCGGAGCAGGCCGTCCAGTCCTTGCGGCAGGACGTCGCGACCTACGCCGAGGGGAGCTGGATTGCGCCGGTCGTCCCGACGGTCGCGAGCCGGGGTACCGGGGTTCCCGAGCTCGGCGCCCACCTCATCGAGAGATACCGGCACCTGGTCGACACGGGGGAGATCGAGACCCTGCGCAAGGCCCGGCGGGCGAGGTCGTTGGACCGCCTGATGGAAGAGAGTTTCTCCCGTCTGGTCTCCGAGTATCTGACCTCCGACGAAGAGGGCAGCGCGATCCGCAGGGGGGTCGAGGAGGGAGACATCGACACCTATGATGCCGGACGCATGGTCTGGCAGCACCTGTTCCCGCAAATGGCCCACAAGGCCCGCCGGGCGGTCTCGGGAGCCGACGCGCCCGCCGCTTCGGGCAAACCGCCCCGGGACCGGGGAGGGCGCGGCAAGGAGGGGGCGGGAGTCCCTCCCGAGAGCCTTCCATCGCCACATCGTCGCCCGGTCAGCCCCCGACGGACCACCGACACCCAGACGCCCCGCGAAGAGATGGCAAACCCGAAACGCACGCAAAGAGGAGGCTAG
- a CDS encoding methylmalonyl-CoA mutase family protein — MSLFDRKSLDKVHEGYEAWRTQSAKGVADEAGYQTESGIPMKLLYTPLDVEHLDYGRDLGFSGRPPFVRGVYPNMYRGRLFTQRQLAGFGSPADLNKRFKFLLAHGATGVNTLFDLPTIRGYDSDSKEAQGNVGDCGCCVDSVMDIEELYEGIPIDQVSVSVVTHLPSTTTVILAMYAVAAEKRGIPFAKLSGTNQNDFIMETCVGSGPETLPPRSSFRLQCDAVEWSVRNLPRWNPISYNGYNLREAGTDAVTEVGVALSNAIATSEELIRRGLAPDDFGPRLSFFWDLFNDFFEEIAKCRASRRVYYEIMKDRFKAQKERSMHMRFHVQTAGITLTAVEPLNNVARSAIQGLAAILGGAQSMHIDSYDEAYSAPTEEASLISLRTQQILGVETNVVNTVDPLGGSYFVEYLTTEMADRIKAYIAKMDQMGGLVSAVESGWMHREIANYAYETQRAIESGDRKVVGVNYFPQEGREAEQIEVFRYPPNVCATQVDKLRTLRETRNNDQVKKCLSKLREACHTSENVMPYVMDAVRAFATLGEIQEVYRQEFGLWKFPLK, encoded by the coding sequence ATGTCGCTTTTCGATCGCAAGAGCCTGGACAAGGTCCACGAGGGGTACGAAGCCTGGCGGACACAGAGCGCCAAGGGGGTCGCGGACGAGGCAGGGTACCAGACCGAGTCGGGCATCCCCATGAAGCTCCTGTATACCCCGCTCGACGTCGAGCACCTGGACTACGGCCGGGACCTCGGGTTCTCGGGGCGCCCCCCGTTCGTCCGCGGGGTCTACCCCAACATGTACCGGGGCCGTCTGTTCACCCAGCGCCAGCTCGCGGGCTTCGGGTCCCCCGCCGACCTCAACAAGCGCTTCAAGTTCCTGCTCGCCCACGGCGCCACGGGCGTCAACACCCTCTTCGACCTCCCCACGATCCGGGGCTACGACTCCGACAGCAAGGAGGCCCAGGGCAACGTGGGAGACTGCGGCTGCTGCGTCGACTCCGTCATGGACATCGAGGAGCTCTACGAGGGGATTCCCATCGACCAGGTCTCGGTCTCGGTCGTGACGCACCTGCCCAGCACCACGACGGTCATACTGGCCATGTACGCCGTCGCCGCGGAGAAGCGGGGGATCCCCTTCGCCAAGCTGTCCGGCACGAATCAAAACGACTTCATCATGGAGACCTGCGTCGGCAGCGGACCCGAGACACTCCCGCCCCGGTCTTCCTTCCGCTTGCAGTGCGACGCGGTCGAGTGGTCCGTCCGAAACCTGCCCCGCTGGAACCCCATCAGCTACAACGGCTACAACCTGCGGGAGGCCGGCACCGACGCCGTGACCGAGGTCGGGGTCGCCCTCTCCAACGCCATTGCGACCTCGGAGGAGCTGATCCGGCGAGGCCTCGCCCCGGACGACTTCGGCCCGCGACTCTCGTTCTTCTGGGATCTCTTCAACGACTTCTTCGAAGAAATTGCCAAGTGCAGGGCGTCGCGCCGGGTGTACTACGAGATCATGAAGGACCGCTTCAAGGCGCAGAAGGAGCGGTCCATGCACATGCGCTTCCACGTCCAGACCGCCGGGATCACCCTGACCGCGGTGGAGCCGCTCAACAACGTGGCACGCTCCGCGATCCAGGGCCTGGCGGCCATCCTCGGCGGCGCCCAGTCCATGCACATCGACTCCTACGACGAAGCCTACTCGGCTCCCACGGAGGAGGCGTCCCTGATCTCCTTGCGGACCCAGCAGATCCTCGGCGTGGAGACCAACGTCGTGAACACGGTCGATCCCCTCGGCGGCTCCTATTTCGTGGAGTACCTGACGACCGAGATGGCCGACCGGATCAAGGCGTACATCGCCAAGATGGATCAGATGGGCGGGCTGGTGTCGGCAGTGGAGTCTGGCTGGATGCACCGGGAGATCGCGAATTACGCTTACGAGACGCAGCGGGCGATCGAGAGCGGAGACCGCAAGGTCGTGGGGGTGAACTACTTTCCGCAGGAAGGCCGGGAAGCCGAGCAGATCGAGGTCTTCCGATACCCCCCGAACGTCTGCGCCACCCAGGTGGACAAGCTGCGAACCCTGCGGGAGACCCGGAACAACGATCAGGTGAAGAAGTGCCTGAGCAAGCTGCGCGAGGCATGCCACACGTCCGAAAACGTGATGCCCTACGTCATGGACGCGGTGCGCGCGTTTGCCACGCTCGGCGAGATTCAGGAGGTGTACCGCCAGGAGTTCGGGCTCTGGAAGTTCCCCTTGAAGTAG